A window of the Haloarcula litorea genome harbors these coding sequences:
- a CDS encoding CDP-alcohol phosphatidyltransferase family protein → MSGDATGHLVSGRRRSAELGVLVVAAVVGLVAGYWWLSGRFSQSAGLRWLAPTGAVLAYVGGFLWRHRATLPRVDGTRLGALGLANHVTLFRAGLLAGVAGFALVDPAAGLRWLPALGYGAVVALDAVDGAVARSVGTETRLGERLDMATDTTGFLVAPLVAVAWGLLPAWYLSLSAARYVYRAGCWLHRRRGGAVGDLPPSRVRRPLAALQMGFLTVALAPAAPTPLVRLVAPAVLLPSLAVFARDLVAVTRPQSEE, encoded by the coding sequence ATGAGCGGCGACGCGACCGGTCACCTGGTCTCGGGCCGCCGTCGCTCCGCCGAGCTCGGCGTCCTCGTCGTCGCCGCCGTCGTCGGCCTCGTCGCCGGCTACTGGTGGCTCTCCGGGCGGTTCTCGCAGTCGGCGGGGCTGCGCTGGCTCGCCCCGACCGGCGCGGTACTGGCGTACGTCGGGGGGTTCCTGTGGCGACACCGGGCGACGCTCCCCCGCGTCGACGGCACCCGCCTCGGCGCGCTCGGGCTGGCCAACCACGTGACGCTGTTCCGGGCGGGCCTGCTGGCCGGCGTCGCCGGGTTCGCGCTCGTCGACCCCGCCGCGGGACTCCGCTGGCTCCCGGCGCTCGGCTACGGCGCGGTGGTGGCCCTCGACGCCGTCGACGGTGCCGTCGCCCGCTCGGTGGGCACGGAGACGCGGCTCGGCGAGCGGCTGGACATGGCGACGGACACGACCGGCTTCCTCGTCGCGCCGCTGGTCGCCGTCGCGTGGGGTCTGCTGCCGGCGTGGTACCTCTCGCTGTCGGCCGCGCGGTACGTCTACCGGGCCGGCTGCTGGCTCCACCGCCGGCGCGGCGGGGCCGTCGGTGACCTCCCGCCCAGCCGCGTCCGCCGACCGCTGGCGGCCCTGCAGATGGGCTTTCTCACCGTTGCCCTCGCCCCGGCCGCGCCGACGCCGCTGGTCCGGCTGGTCGCGCCCGCGGTCTTGCTCCCGTCGCTGGCGGTGTTCGCCCGGGATCTCGTCGCGGTGACGCGCCCACAGTCCGAAGAGTAA
- a CDS encoding Gfo/Idh/MocA family protein: protein MDCLVVGAGSVAGRYLDALTAAPDLDVAAVCDIDGGRARRAADEYDAAAHDDLPAALDAEPAPLVVNLTGHAAHESVTRTALRADRHVFSEKPLAMDAAAAHELVALAARRGLGLACAPTNPGNPGQRRAARLLADGRLGTVRVAYADAHVGRVTEWHDDPGAFLEAGPLWDGGVYPLTLLVAWFGPVERVRSADAAGPWPDRADRGPTADSHVDAVLDHRDGPRVRLTASLYTPHRGREFYGVELHGDDGSLYLDDAGAQADAADRVRVGRSGREYAPAPPQFPEREGSYADGPAALARSVRRGDPDRGTARRGAHVAAVCEAVERAAETGEAAEPPARGATATPTALPVARPPPSPPSAPASLRLPRVGVAPPADDRETAERALDAGCRLLVVDPAAAATVGDALSAHGAPTREAVHVAGRVPWRTPVDAAVERLLTGLGGGALDSLLVADARAERWDAAESARDRGDVRVLGEAVESAAAATRRAPLVAAGSPPSESALSAHRERGCRVLLTVPSPSALVDGAATAVARTRDTAPERVAVARAVGRGLVPVVEREAVETLAGAGLALSADERRRLAGTDG, encoded by the coding sequence CCCGATCTCGACGTCGCCGCCGTCTGTGACATCGACGGCGGGCGGGCACGGCGGGCCGCCGACGAGTACGACGCGGCGGCTCACGACGACCTGCCGGCGGCCCTCGACGCCGAGCCCGCGCCGTTGGTCGTCAACCTCACGGGCCACGCCGCCCACGAGTCGGTCACACGGACGGCGCTGCGGGCCGACCGGCACGTCTTCTCCGAGAAACCCCTCGCGATGGACGCCGCCGCGGCCCACGAGCTGGTGGCGCTGGCGGCGCGGCGGGGCCTCGGCCTGGCCTGCGCGCCGACGAACCCCGGGAACCCGGGCCAGCGGCGGGCCGCGCGGCTGCTCGCCGACGGCCGCCTCGGCACCGTCCGGGTGGCCTACGCCGACGCCCACGTCGGCCGCGTCACGGAGTGGCACGACGACCCCGGGGCGTTCCTCGAGGCCGGGCCGCTGTGGGACGGCGGCGTCTACCCGCTGACGCTGCTGGTCGCCTGGTTCGGTCCGGTCGAGCGGGTCCGCTCGGCCGACGCCGCGGGGCCGTGGCCCGACCGGGCGGACCGGGGGCCGACGGCGGACTCGCACGTCGACGCCGTCCTCGACCACCGTGACGGCCCCCGGGTGCGCCTGACCGCGAGCCTGTACACCCCTCACCGGGGCCGGGAGTTCTACGGCGTCGAACTCCACGGGGACGACGGGTCGCTGTACCTCGACGACGCCGGCGCGCAGGCCGACGCCGCCGACCGGGTCCGGGTCGGCCGGTCCGGCCGGGAGTACGCGCCGGCTCCCCCGCAGTTCCCCGAACGCGAGGGGTCGTACGCCGACGGGCCCGCGGCGCTCGCACGGTCGGTGCGTCGGGGCGACCCCGACCGCGGGACCGCCCGCCGCGGGGCACACGTCGCCGCCGTCTGCGAGGCCGTCGAACGGGCGGCCGAGACGGGCGAGGCCGCCGAGCCACCGGCCCGCGGCGCGACGGCGACGCCGACGGCGCTCCCCGTCGCGCGACCGCCGCCGTCGCCCCCGAGCGCCCCCGCGAGCCTGCGACTCCCGCGGGTCGGGGTCGCCCCGCCGGCCGACGACCGTGAGACGGCCGAGCGGGCGCTGGACGCGGGCTGTCGGCTCCTCGTCGTCGACCCGGCGGCGGCGGCGACCGTCGGCGACGCGCTGTCGGCCCACGGCGCACCGACCCGCGAGGCGGTCCACGTCGCCGGCCGGGTGCCGTGGCGGACGCCCGTCGACGCGGCCGTCGAGCGACTGCTGACCGGCCTCGGGGGCGGCGCGCTCGACTCGCTGCTGGTCGCCGACGCCCGGGCGGAGCGGTGGGACGCGGCCGAGAGCGCCCGGGACCGGGGCGACGTCCGGGTGCTCGGCGAGGCCGTCGAGTCGGCCGCGGCGGCGACCCGACGGGCCCCGCTGGTCGCTGCGGGGAGTCCGCCGTCCGAGTCGGCGCTGTCGGCCCACCGCGAGCGCGGGTGTCGGGTCCTGCTGACGGTCCCGTCTCCGTCGGCGCTGGTCGACGGGGCGGCGACCGCCGTCGCGCGGACGCGCGACACCGCGCCGGAGCGGGTCGCCGTCGCCCGAGCCGTCGGCCGCGGACTCGTCCCGGTGGTCGAGCGCGAGGCCGTCGAGACGCTGGCCGGTGCCGGCCTCGCACTGTCGGCCGACGAGCGCCGGCGGCTCGCGGGGACCGACGGATGA